Below is a genomic region from Paraburkholderia sp. BL10I2N1.
ACCGTCTGGTGTGAGATGACTTCAATCCCCCATACTTGAGGTGTCGCACAGGAGGCCGTTTCCGGGCCGCCGGCCAAGGTGGCCACCGCGAACAGCTTCATGGAGCGGCCGGTGCCGCCGAAACGGCAGGATGGCACCACGTCCGACGGCCAGTTGCGCAATCGCCGCTCCATCGGCCAAATCGGCTTGTGTGAACGTGGTGTCAGGCGGCAGTGCGCCGGGATAGGCAACAATATCGGTGAGCCGAAGCGTCCAGCCCTGCGCTGCCAATGCAGCCGCGAGATGCCACCCCAAGGCGCTGGCGGCGCCCGTCAAAAGCACGGGCTGCTTGGTCGATTCGCCATCCGAGCGGACAATGTTGTGATCGAGTTTGTGAACGCTATCCACTGGTTACAGGAGGAGGGTTAAATGGCTGACGCCACAAAGCCGCGCGCCATCGGCTTCAACCACGTAGCGCTGGAAGTCGGCGATATCGAGGAAGCGCTGGCATTCTATGGCCGCATCTTCGACTTTCAATTGCGCGGCAAGAACAAGACGATGGCCTTCATCGATCTTGGCGACCAATTCATCGCGTTGCAGGCGGGACGCAAACAGCCCCCCGATGACGGCCGGCATGTCGGCCTCGTTGTCGATGACAAGGAGGCGGCGCGCGCTGCCCTCAAGGCGGCGGGGGTCAAGCCGATCGACGGTCCGTTTCTGGATTTCCGCGATCCCTGGGGCAATCGCATCGAGATCGTGGGCTATGACAACATCCAGTTTACCAAGGCTCCGAACGTTTTGCGCGGCATGGGCCTGACGCAATTGACCAAGAACGAAAGCGCGAAAAAGGAGCTGGCGGAAAAAGGGATGGCGGAGAGCTAGAGTTCCCTCGTGTGGAGTTGTTGAGCTCAACCGTCGGGTGTGGTCTCAGCAGAGCGTCCACCGAGCATGTCGGCGCCTTGCCAGTTTATGGGCGGCGGCAGATTGGCATCGGCACGCTGCACGCAGCTGACGCTGTTCGTGGTGCGTGCCATGTACATGCTCGCAGGAAGCACGCACACGCGCGACGTGGCCGGGAAAGCACCAGGCTATTGCAAGTCAAATACCAGGAGAGCGCCCCATGCATCCCGTCATCCCAACTCCGCCCACTTTCGTCGCCGGTGTCGGGCGTCACGTCCCTCCAGGCCGTTCGGCTCGACGCCATATCAACGGCAGTGACGAATGTACAACGTCGCAGCCCTTTCTGGTGGGCGCCGTATTCCTTGCGCCAGCGGTATTAGCTCCGCTCGGAAATGCCGACTTCCTTACAGTCCAGCAGGGGCTCCCTGGAGCGTCACTGGTATCCGACCGCGCAAATTTTTCCATGAACGACGCGTGGTACGTCTATAACACCCAAACGGGGCTGCGCTCAGATCATCGATGACCAGCTGCGTGACGTTCACGAAACGCCTGGACGGCGTACCGCCCTCCAGGAATTCGTGGTTGTTGATGCAGGAAGGCAACTTGCAACGTCCATTTCCGTTGGGAGGCAAATATGGACAAACGATTGAATGAAGAAGGGATGGATCTGCTGTTCCGTCAGGCTCGAACCCACAATAGCTGGCTGCCTAAGCCGGTCAGTGATGACACATTGCGCGAACTCTACGAGCTGATGAAGTGGTGTCCAACGAGCGCAAACTGCAGCCCAGCACGTATTCTGTTCCTGCGCACTCAGGAAGCGAAGGAACGACTTCTGTCGGCATTGGCACCAGGCAATATCGACAAGACGATGAGCGCACCGGTGACTGTCATCATCGCTTATGACGGCAAGTTCTATGACAAGCTGCCTAAACTCTTCCCGCACGCAGATGCGCGAGCCTGGTTCGCCGACACACCGGAACTGGCCGAGGTCACGGCGCGGCGCAATAGCTCGCTACAAGGGGCTTATTTCGTTTTGGCTGCCCGCTCGCTTGGACTGGATTGTGGTCCGATGTCCGGGTTCGATCATGCAAAAGTTGACCATGAATTTTTTCCTGCGAGCGCACAGGAAGGCACCTTCCAGCAGGAGTACTTTCCCGACAGCCACATCAAGTCGAATTTTCTCTGTAATCTGGGCTATGGTGATCCGGCAGGGCTGTTCCCGCGCAGCCCACGCTTGGATTTTGACGAGGCCTGCAAATTGCTCTGACCACCAGGAACCCGGCTTCGCGGGCCTGATCTCCCTCGCCTGCCTGGGTGTAAACGGCTCACATGCCGGTGGATCAGCATGTGAGCCCAATTACATGGCCACTTCAAAGAAGAGGTTCCGGTCCGGTGCGGGCATATCCATATGACCCGACACAAACGTGGGTGCATGGGTGCATGGGTGCATGCGACCGAGACCGACGCTCATGGATGTCGGCCGTACGTCGCCAATCGTGCCGCCGAGCCCTCAAAACGCCATGCCCACCGACCGTGGCGCCCCATGCCTCAAGGAATAAGTCCTACCTATCTCCACCACCTGTCTACAGCGATGGCATTCCCGGCGATCGCAGCCGCGTCCTGCAAAGCCGACCGCTGCTGACGCTCGGTTTGGCCATCAACTCTGGTTTGAAGCGGATTCCTTTGCTGCAGATGGCAACGGCTGCCCTGACGCTGATTCGAACAAGTCGAAGTGACACAGAGACGCTGATGTACGGTGATCATGTACGGCCGTGGATCTTGATTGTCTGCAGCAGGCAATAGCCGGGCGAGCTCGTCTTGTGAAGCATCGTTTCCCCGCTATTGGCCCAATCCGGCGGGCACTTCGCGTTGCGAATCCGCGGGATGAATGCCCCACAACATCGTCTCGAACTCAACGCTCGCTTCACAGCATGGCCACGCTGGGGCGCGATCGAACCCCGCAGCAACACTCATTGCTTAAGATCTCGTACACGTTCAGAACGATACTCCAGGGCGCGTCACAGGTGCCGCGTTTTCGACAGCGACGACGACTACGCTTTGGCGCGCTTTCGAGCTGCGCGCGTAACCACTGGCTTCTGCAAGATCGCGCATTGCTGAATCACACTCTGGAGGTGATCCGGACCGGCCGTGATCGCGCTAAGCAACGTCATCACGACGAAGTCGATCAACTTTGGTATTGCCACTTTCGTGTCCGCGCGCGGCGCGCGGTTCGCCAGGATCAGCGTGGCGAGACCATGCTCCATACTCCACGCGGTATGGGTCACGAGCTTGAGATCGGAGTGCGCCCAACCACTCTCGATAGCCAGCGCCTCGATCGTCTCGGAAAACAACCCAAAAGACCTGTTACTTTCCTCGGCGAGTTCTGGATACGCTTGATGCGCCACGATGCGAGGCCCTATCATCAGACTGAATAGCCCGTTGTGGCGCTGCGCGAACTCAACATACACCCGCATCATCCGGTACGCTTTGGCAAGCGCCGTATCCTCGCTGTCACGGATCGCAACGCGCAGCGCAGCGAGGTCACGATAACCACTCGCCGCGATCGTGGCCAGCAGTTCGTCGATACCCGAAAAATGTCTCGAGGGCGCGGCTTCTGATACGCCCACCATGCGCGCGAGGTAACGCAGGCTCAAGTCTTGTGCTGATACATCCATGAGCGCACTGCGCCCCGCTTCGATGAGCGCGTTGCGCAGATTGCCATGATGGTAATCCGCATTCTTCGCGATAGATGACTTGGGACTCACGTGGCCTTCGTTCGAGGAGCAAAACAAGGAATCTATTATAAATTCTGCGCAAAGAGGCACGCAATATCACGGATCACGCGCTAACAAGCGTGTGTCCCTACAGGCATTCTATCCGCGTAATGGCGCGACTGGGTGTCAGGCTACGTCGCATGCCTGGCTGCTCCGGGCCTTCAGCACCCGAAGCAACCTTTCAGTGCACAATGCACGCGCTCGCCACGAGTACCTGGCGCGCCCACATCAGCATCGACTAATCACGTTGGGCATCGAACCGATACATCGTCAACGGGCGATCGCCTTCTGACAATGCGCTGGACGCCAAAAAGGAGAACCACAACGCCAAGTGCCTGGACACAGGCAATCATGATGAACCCGCTCGCGTAAGCTCCCGTTGCGTCGCGGACATACCCGATCAGAAAAGGCGTAACGAAGCCGGCGACGTTGGCGACAGAACTGATCAACGGCACGCCGACCACTAGCGACTTACCGCTGAGGAGGCTGACAGACATTTGCCAGAAGAGCGTTATACCTGCTCCCGTTCCCCCGAAGCCAAGAACAAGCAGGAAAAACGTCGCGGTAGTACTGCTGTGCCATACGAAAACGAGCGCCGAGAGGCTCGCCGCAGTAAAGACCGACGCCAGCGCACAGTAGAGCCGTCGACGCTGCGGACTGCCCCCGATGCTACAGATGAGCACATTGCCCAATGCCCCTAAAATGCAGGCTCCAGCGACTGCATGGCCAATCTCTTTGTATCCGCCGAATCCCGCCTCACGAAGTATCGTCGGGGAGAAGAAAAACAGTGCCGCCGCGGCGGCAAGGAGGCAGAAGTAGGCGGCGCTCAAGATCCAGACGGCGGGGTTGAGTAACAGAGGACGCTCGTCTGCGCCGGTATCGTTCATCGTTTCGGCGTTCTTTTGGAGATCATCCTCGACGAGCGTACGCTGTCGCGCCGAGAGCCACTTGGCGCCGCGGGGCAGATCCGGAAGTATCATGAACGCGACGCACGCCAACACGACCGTAGGGATGGCCTGAGCGAAGAACATCCATCGCCAGCCCTGAAAGCCGGCCAGTCCGTTCATGTGCTCAAGCATGACTCCCCCCGTTAGACCAATCGTGACCGTCGAGAAGAGCGACCCTGAGTGGAAGATACTGAAGTTACGCGTGCGCCTTTTCCCCGGGAACCACGCATTGAAGTACAACACGACGCCCGGGTAGAAACCGGCCTCGAACACACCGAGCATAAACCTCAGCGCGTAGAACGTCGGCGCGCTATTGACGAACGTCATCGCGACACTCGTCAGTCCCCAGGCGCCAGCGATACCAGCAAGCACGGCGCGTGCACCGAACTTCTTTTGCAGCATCGTGGTAGGGACGCCGAACAGCACGTAGCCGACGAAGAAGAGGCCGGCGCCCAATCCATAGACCGTTTCGCTGAATCGCAGATCCACGACCATTTGCAACTTCGCGAAAGCAACGTTCGAACGACTGACCCACGCCAGCATCCATAAGCCAAACAGTATCGGCAGTATCCTCCATTGCGCCGAAGCGTAGGCCTTCCGAAGGAGGGCGTTGTCATCTGACGATGACCCGTCTACCCAGGCTTGTTTCACGACTTCCATTCGGTCCTCCGACGTGTTTTATTGATACCGGAAATACAGAACGGACTGCAGCTATCAAAGGTCGCCGGTCACTTCTGCGACTCACTCTCCGAAGCCGATCCGCGCCGCGACACGTGGATGCGTCTAGTTGGACTGTGCTTCCGCAAGAACAGTGGTGTCGATCTCCTTCGCGGACGGTGGCGGGCCGCCGACCAGAATGCCGGTATCGATTGCATTGCGGATTGCGGTATCCGCCAGGCCCGCTTCGCGGAACACCTGCTCGTTGTGCTCGCCGCGAAACGCGGGCGCGCTGCGCATTCCAAGCTCGTCATCGGAAAAGTGCCATGGATAGCCGTGTATCAGATACGAGCCGCCGCGGCGATCCGTGATCTCGTGCACCGCACCCCATTGCTTTGCCCAATCGGTCTCGGCCAATTCCTTCAGCGCACGAATCTGGCCAATCGCGATCTTGGCCTCGTCGAGTTGCGCATCGAGCGTCTTGAGATCGCGGAACGACAGCATCCACGTCTGGAGCACTGCGTGCAGTGCCTTGTAGTTCTGCAGGCGGCGCTCAGCGGTGCTGAAACGCGGATCCTGCGCAAGGTCCATACGGCGCATTGCGCGCAAGTAATTCGGAAACGTGTTGCTGCCGACGATGCTTTGCGCCGCCACAAACTCTTCGCCACCGGGGCCGACGAAATGCGGTCCGTCGGCGGCACCGAGGATGCCCGGCTCAGCGCCCGTATCGACACCCGCGAGATCAAGGTGAGCGCGCTCGTTGATCGACAGCATTACGGCCGCCATCGCGACGTCGATGTATTGGCCGCGCCCGGTGACTTCACGCCTGCGCACTGCCGCGAGCACGGCGATGGTCGCTTGGAGGCCCGCATAGACGTCCGCGTGCGACAGGGGATCGGTCCATCTGCGGCCGCCGCCCGCGCTGTCGAAATGTCGCAGCGTGTTGTGCGTGAATCCCGTTTCGGCCTGCACGGTCGGCGCGTAGGCCATGCGCGACGCCCACGGGCCGTGTTGCCCGTAGCCTGTGATCGAAACGTAGACCAGCTTTGGATTGCGCCGGGAAAGCGTGTCGTAGTCGAGTCCAAAACCCTTGAGCGTACCGGCCCGAAAGTTTTCGACGATGATGTCGGCTTCGTCGCACAGGCGTAGCACGAACTCACGTGCGCCCGGTGCGTTCAGATCGATGCTGATATTGCGCTTGCCGCTATTCTGCTGAGCGTAGTAGCCGGACATGCCGTCGAGATTCGGGAACGCAGCACGCGACACGTCGGGCCGCGGCGGCTCGATCTTAATCACGTCGGCGCCGAGATCGGCTAGCGTCCGCGCACACAGCGGACCGGCCAGCACACGGGAAAAGTCGACGACCTTGAGTCCTTCGAGCGGTCCGGCCATGTCAGTTCCCTTCGAAAATGGCGGTACCCGGGCCAGCCTTATCGAAGGCCTCCAGTCCACGTTTGAGATCCTGCGACGCCCAGATCGGCTTTTGCAGTTCGAACATCGCCTCGTCGGCAGCAGCTACGCCCTCGTTGACCGCGACCCGCACGAGTTGCTTGGTGGCCGCATGCGCGATGGTCGGACCGGCGGCCAGTTCCTGCGCAACCGACAGCGCCACTTCATCGAGCTTGTCGTCGGGCACAACGAGATTGATCAGGCCCCAGCGTTCGAGCGTGGCCGCGTCGTAACGGCGACCGAGCAACGCGAGTTCTTTCGCACGCGCTGGACCTGCTCGCATCACCTGACGCTGGACGCCGCCGAGCAGCGGATGCAAACCGAGTGCGACCTCGACCGAGCCGATCTTGGCCGATTCGGCAACTACGCTGAAGTCACAGGCGAGCGCCACTTCGAAGCCACCGCCGAGGCATGTGCCGTTCACCGCGACAACGATCGGGATCGGTAGTGTCTCGAAGCCACGAAGCACCTCAAGCGGATCCATCAGCGCCTTGCCTTGCTTGGCAATGCGATCCGGAAAAAGCGCCACTTCGGCGCCGGCCGAGAAGTGCCGCAGACCGCTGCGCAGCAGGATCGCGCGCGAGCCGCGATTCACGGCCGCGTCGAATTCATCGAGTAGCGCGCGATACAGCGTCGGACCCATCAGGTTATGTGGGCGATGGTTCATCGTAAGAACCGTCACATGATCTTTAAGTTCGCTCACAACAATTGCTTCGTCCATTCTTGCTCCATTTCGTCAGATTCAGACGTCTTTCAATTTATATGTTAACAAGCATAACATTTGAGTGAGGTGTCGATACCAGCGTTTTCCCTGGCTGAAACAAGTAACAGCAAAAGAGGTTCGCTTCTCTGTCCTAGCAAAAACAATCAGACTACGACGGGACTCGAGCCGGGGGGCGAGTCTTCGAGCGTTGTAATGAAGTCTTTGATGCGATGTATGTAGCATAACGAACTAAATCATAACGTCGCGATCGATCAGACATACGTTTGCTCACTAGGCCTGAGGTTGATCCTGTCAGTGAGTAGAGGCACGGCTACAGCCCATCGTGGACCGGGCTCCAGCAGGCGGGAATACGCGCCATATGCCATCGTCGTGACGAAACAAGAACATCGCCGTGCGGTCCCCTGTCTTTGACACCTCTACACGCACGTAGCATTTCGACCTGGTCCGGTTATTCCGAAATTCGATGACTCTAACCTGATGCGTCGTGCCAGGCGCAAGCCAATGTTCGACCAAAGCGCGCAACGACTTTTGTTCACAAGCCAAAACTCTCTCCGGAAATTGTCAACAGGCAGGGCGCGGTAGCGAGCTCAGCGCATGGACAGTCTGGACATCGAGCGTGGGCGGGTCGCCGGAACCCATTGCCAACCGCTCGCGAAAAATCACCATCCGAAGAACAAAGCTGGGCGGTGAGGGACGGCCTGGCTGCCTCGACGTTCCTGGCCGCCAGGTTCCGAAGGGAACTCACGCTGAAGGAATGCTGGCTGCTCCATCGTGAACAGCGCCCGCGCTGTCATGCGGCGCGGGCGGCGGACCCGGTAGCCTCCTGGGAGTGTCTCAGTCGTCGACACCCGCGACGACGCGCGCGTCCCTTTCGGCTCCGTCCCCCAGTACGGCCAACGCATTCTGATAAGCCTCACTCTGAAACGTGGCAAGAGCCTGTTCAAAGCTCGGGAATTCGACCACGACGGTCCGTTCCTTGAGACCCGCCTGGAACGCAACGACCTCGCCGCCTCGCACGAGGAATTTTCCGCCCGCCGCTTTCACCACCCGTGTCGCGAGGACGCCGTACGCCGCGAGCTTGCTTGCGTCATGGACCGCCCGATACGCTGCCACCCAATATCCCTTTGCCATTTCGCTTCCCCAGTTGAAAGACACGTGCACATAGTAACACCGTTAACATAGATATCAATGAGGGTTATTCCTGGGCTCAAAAAGCTGGTCAGGGAAAGTGATAACGATGTTAACATGGGCCAGTGCGATGACTCGATACCAACCTTTTCGCGGAGAACTTCATGCCGTACACGACTATCAATCCTGCTACCGGCGAGATGCTCGCCACCTACGAGGACATATCCGACCAGTTGCTCGAAGCGAAGCTCGCTGCCGCACAGCGCGCTTTTGAAACCGACTGGCGCCGTCGTCCGGTCAGCGACCGGGCGCGCATTGTGTCGCGCGCGGCAGCGTTGTTGCGCGAGAAGGCCGACGAATACGCGGGCTATTTGACGTTGGAAATGGGCAAACGCAGCGGCGAAGCACGCAAGGAAGTGGAATCGTCGGCGACCATTCTCGACTACTACGCAAAGCATGCGCACGCCTATCTGCAACCGCGCCCACTCGCGGAAGCGCCCGGAGCAGCCGTGCACATCGAGCCAATCGGCGTGCTCTTCGGTATCGAGCCATGGAATTTTCCGTATTACCAGATTGCACGCGTAGCCGGACCGCAACTGATGGTGGGCAACGTCCTGCTGCTCAAGCATGCGGAAAGTGTGCCGCAATCGGCGTTGGCCTTCTCTCGGTTGTTCGAGGAAGCAGGCGCGCCCGAAGGCGTCTATACGAATCTGTTTATCTCGATCGAACAGGCCGGCCGAGTCATCGACGACCCGCGCGTCCAGGGAGTGACACTGACGGGCAGCGAGCGCGCTGGCACCGCGGTCGCTGAGCGTGCCGGCCGTAATCTGAAGAAGGTCGTGCTCGAACTGGGCGGCAGCGACCCGTTGATTGTACTCGAGGATGCGCCACTCGACTGGGCGATCCAAAGCGCGGTCGCTGGCCGCATGCTCAATGCGGGTCAATGCTGCGTGGGTTCCAAGCGCATCATCGTGATCGGCAAGGCGCGCGGCGACGCTTTCCTTGAAGGCTTCGCAAAGCGGATGGCAGCGCTCGAGACGGGCGATCCAGCCGATCCCGTGACCGCCGTCGCGCCGCTTTCGTCCGAACGCGCGTTGAAGCTGCTGCTTGAGCAGATCGATCGCGCGGCTTCATATGGCGCGCGCATCGTGTGTGGCGGCAAGCGCGTCGAGCGCTTGGGCTTCTACTTGCAGCCGACTGTTCTGTCGGATATCACGCCGCAAAATCCGATCTTCGCCGAAGAACTGTTCGGGCCGGTCGCCGCCTTCCACGTCGTCGAGGACGAAGCCGCCGCGATTGCGCTCGCCAACGGCACGCCGTACGGTCTCGGCGCGTCGGTGTTCACCGCGGATACCGAACGCGGCGAGCGGGTCGCCGCGCAGATCGACAGCGGCATGGTGTTCATCAATCAGCCGTTCGGCACGGCGGCGGAACTGCCGTTCGGTGGCATCAAGCGTTCTGGCTTTGGTCGAGAGCTTTCTCAGCTGGGCTTCGACGAGTTCGTCAACAAGAAGCTGATCAAGGTTGCCCCCGTCGGGGCAGCACCGTTCGGCCCCGCGCGGGCCGCCTGAACGTACCTCGGCGCGCCGTCCGCTCATTGCCATGTCCGTCGACGGGTACCTGACTCCGGTCACATGACGAGGCGCGCGGTTGTGGCGCTTCATTCATATTTCCTTTGAACGAACACTATGACAAGCAAGACGATTATCAGTTGTGCACTCACTGGAAGCGACGATACACCGCGGCTGAACCCTGCAGTGCCGGTCACGCCCGTGCAAATCGCCAATGAGGCCATGGCTGCATGTGAAGCCGGTGCGAGCATCGCACACATTCACGTACGGGACCCCAGGACTGGCGTTTCGAGCACTGAGCTGTCGCTCTACAGAGAAGTCGTTTCGCGTATCCGCGATAGCGGGTGCCCGATTCTGATCAATCTGACGATGGGCCCTGGTGCACGTTTCGTTCCCAGCGACGAAGACCCGAACCGGGGAAGTGAACTAAGTACGATGATGACGCCCGAGGCGCGCGTGCGGCATGTGCTCGAGTTGCGTCCGGAAATCTGCACCCTGGACATCGCGACCATGAACTTCGGCAGTCGCGCATTCGTGAACGTGCCCGACCATCTGGTCAAGATGGCAACCTTGATTGAAGAAGCAGGCGTGAAGCCGGAAATCGAGGTCTTCGATCTGGGGCACGTGCGTCTGGCGCGCCACCTGATCGAAACGCAGGGCATTCTGCAGGCTCCACTGTTCCAGTTATGTCTTGGCGTGCCATGGGGCGCGTCTGCCG
It encodes:
- a CDS encoding malonic semialdehyde reductase — protein: MDKRLNEEGMDLLFRQARTHNSWLPKPVSDDTLRELYELMKWCPTSANCSPARILFLRTQEAKERLLSALAPGNIDKTMSAPVTVIIAYDGKFYDKLPKLFPHADARAWFADTPELAEVTARRNSSLQGAYFVLAARSLGLDCGPMSGFDHAKVDHEFFPASAQEGTFQQEYFPDSHIKSNFLCNLGYGDPAGLFPRSPRLDFDEACKLL
- a CDS encoding NAD-dependent succinate-semialdehyde dehydrogenase — its product is MPYTTINPATGEMLATYEDISDQLLEAKLAAAQRAFETDWRRRPVSDRARIVSRAAALLREKADEYAGYLTLEMGKRSGEARKEVESSATILDYYAKHAHAYLQPRPLAEAPGAAVHIEPIGVLFGIEPWNFPYYQIARVAGPQLMVGNVLLLKHAESVPQSALAFSRLFEEAGAPEGVYTNLFISIEQAGRVIDDPRVQGVTLTGSERAGTAVAERAGRNLKKVVLELGGSDPLIVLEDAPLDWAIQSAVAGRMLNAGQCCVGSKRIIVIGKARGDAFLEGFAKRMAALETGDPADPVTAVAPLSSERALKLLLEQIDRAASYGARIVCGGKRVERLGFYLQPTVLSDITPQNPIFAEELFGPVAAFHVVEDEAAAIALANGTPYGLGASVFTADTERGERVAAQIDSGMVFINQPFGTAAELPFGGIKRSGFGRELSQLGFDEFVNKKLIKVAPVGAAPFGPARAA
- a CDS encoding CoA transferase, whose translation is MAGPLEGLKVVDFSRVLAGPLCARTLADLGADVIKIEPPRPDVSRAAFPNLDGMSGYYAQQNSGKRNISIDLNAPGAREFVLRLCDEADIIVENFRAGTLKGFGLDYDTLSRRNPKLVYVSITGYGQHGPWASRMAYAPTVQAETGFTHNTLRHFDSAGGGRRWTDPLSHADVYAGLQATIAVLAAVRRREVTGRGQYIDVAMAAVMLSINERAHLDLAGVDTGAEPGILGAADGPHFVGPGGEEFVAAQSIVGSNTFPNYLRAMRRMDLAQDPRFSTAERRLQNYKALHAVLQTWMLSFRDLKTLDAQLDEAKIAIGQIRALKELAETDWAKQWGAVHEITDRRGGSYLIHGYPWHFSDDELGMRSAPAFRGEHNEQVFREAGLADTAIRNAIDTGILVGGPPPSAKEIDTTVLAEAQSN
- a CDS encoding TetR/AcrR family transcriptional regulator, with protein sequence MSPKSSIAKNADYHHGNLRNALIEAGRSALMDVSAQDLSLRYLARMVGVSEAAPSRHFSGIDELLATIAASGYRDLAALRVAIRDSEDTALAKAYRMMRVYVEFAQRHNGLFSLMIGPRIVAHQAYPELAEESNRSFGLFSETIEALAIESGWAHSDLKLVTHTAWSMEHGLATLILANRAPRADTKVAIPKLIDFVVMTLLSAITAGPDHLQSVIQQCAILQKPVVTRAARKRAKA
- a CDS encoding VOC family protein, producing the protein MADATKPRAIGFNHVALEVGDIEEALAFYGRIFDFQLRGKNKTMAFIDLGDQFIALQAGRKQPPDDGRHVGLVVDDKEAARAALKAAGVKPIDGPFLDFRDPWGNRIEIVGYDNIQFTKAPNVLRGMGLTQLTKNESAKKELAEKGMAES
- a CDS encoding MFS transporter yields the protein MEVVKQAWVDGSSSDDNALLRKAYASAQWRILPILFGLWMLAWVSRSNVAFAKLQMVVDLRFSETVYGLGAGLFFVGYVLFGVPTTMLQKKFGARAVLAGIAGAWGLTSVAMTFVNSAPTFYALRFMLGVFEAGFYPGVVLYFNAWFPGKRRTRNFSIFHSGSLFSTVTIGLTGGVMLEHMNGLAGFQGWRWMFFAQAIPTVVLACVAFMILPDLPRGAKWLSARQRTLVEDDLQKNAETMNDTGADERPLLLNPAVWILSAAYFCLLAAAAALFFFSPTILREAGFGGYKEIGHAVAGACILGALGNVLICSIGGSPQRRRLYCALASVFTAASLSALVFVWHSSTTATFFLLVLGFGGTGAGITLFWQMSVSLLSGKSLVVGVPLISSVANVAGFVTPFLIGYVRDATGAYASGFIMIACVQALGVVVLLFGVQRIVRRRSPVDDVSVRCPT
- a CDS encoding 3-keto-5-aminohexanoate cleavage protein, which produces MTSKTIISCALTGSDDTPRLNPAVPVTPVQIANEAMAACEAGASIAHIHVRDPRTGVSSTELSLYREVVSRIRDSGCPILINLTMGPGARFVPSDEDPNRGSELSTMMTPEARVRHVLELRPEICTLDIATMNFGSRAFVNVPDHLVKMATLIEEAGVKPEIEVFDLGHVRLARHLIETQGILQAPLFQLCLGVPWGASADTESLLQMKRYLPENARWSAFGISRAQFPIVAQSVILGGHVRVGLEDNLYLAKGELAPGNAALVERAVSIVKSIGRDVATPDEARSILDLSRRQ
- a CDS encoding enoyl-CoA hydratase/isomerase family protein, giving the protein MDEAIVVSELKDHVTVLTMNHRPHNLMGPTLYRALLDEFDAAVNRGSRAILLRSGLRHFSAGAEVALFPDRIAKQGKALMDPLEVLRGFETLPIPIVVAVNGTCLGGGFEVALACDFSVVAESAKIGSVEVALGLHPLLGGVQRQVMRAGPARAKELALLGRRYDAATLERWGLINLVVPDDKLDEVALSVAQELAAGPTIAHAATKQLVRVAVNEGVAAADEAMFELQKPIWASQDLKRGLEAFDKAGPGTAIFEGN
- a CDS encoding DUF1330 domain-containing protein is translated as MAKGYWVAAYRAVHDASKLAAYGVLATRVVKAAGGKFLVRGGEVVAFQAGLKERTVVVEFPSFEQALATFQSEAYQNALAVLGDGAERDARVVAGVDD